The Candidatus Neomarinimicrobiota bacterium genome includes a window with the following:
- a CDS encoding PTS sugar transporter subunit IIA: MSSISALLSEQFIVLPMHAIDRSSAIQELLLVLEQHHVIDSTEECLENILKRERRMSTGVGKGVALPHGLSDSVKDVAMVMGISPEGVDFNAVDGVLCHIFVLFISPVKQPDKHLKLLTRIAKLLSDGELRSALLETRTPKEVLQILRKWETGEEDVPI; this comes from the coding sequence ATGAGTAGTATTTCCGCCCTCCTTTCCGAGCAGTTCATCGTCCTGCCTATGCACGCCATTGACCGAAGCTCGGCGATCCAGGAACTCCTGCTCGTACTGGAACAACACCATGTTATAGACTCCACCGAGGAGTGCCTGGAGAACATTCTCAAGCGGGAACGACGGATGAGTACCGGTGTCGGCAAAGGCGTGGCCCTGCCCCATGGGCTCAGCGACAGCGTGAAAGATGTGGCGATGGTGATGGGGATTTCCCCTGAAGGGGTAGACTTCAATGCCGTTGATGGTGTCCTGTGTCACATCTTTGTCCTCTTCATTAGCCCGGTTAAACAACCGGATAAGCATTTAAAGCTGCTTACCCGCATTGCCAAGCTGCTGAGTGACGGTGAATTGCGCAGTGCTCTGCTGGAGACCCGCACCCCCAAAGAAGTTTTGCAAATCCTCCGTAAATGGGAAACCGGGGAAGAGGATGTTCCCATCTGA